The nucleotide window TGTAATTTGGAAGaagataatttcaattttgtgttAAGTGTTAAAGCTTCATTTTGAAATGGCTTTCAATAAGATATACATATGTCCTATCTTGTTTGGACTCTGGCTACCAATCACTGTTATAATTACGTAAGTACCaacttaatattaaattatacaagCAATGAAATTATTCGATGACATTCAACTAATACTTATAAGTACATACACTctgttcaatatttcaatttctgttcgctttacaaaacaaaattcaagCCCTCTGCCAGTAAAATTTTACAGCAACATTTTATCTGCCTCTAGGTGTACATAACCCAACATTTCCTTcctgaaatatttcatttgagtgtagtttataattcaattaactgaaaatataaCTAGATAAAGACGAAGAAACTCCATATTCTATGAATTTGAATTACGTTTGAATGTAGGCAAGCattcgtttgaatttttaatacaagcgaagtttttatatttatggtgGTACCTATGATCCTATAATCACCGAAGAGCAGCTTTTTGGGTATCCTATGTTGATTTTTCGCGACCAATTCCGAGAATTCTATCGATTAACGTACCTCAAAAAATGAAAGAGCACTTCCACCACCCAATCAAAGACCTGCATTGTTATTCGTCAAGTCCAATAcgttaaaataaacaaaaaaacacaaaactcCAAAAAACGTTTTCATTCGGCCAAAATCTCAACGAAACCACCACAActccagccctgcagaggagctattcctatatcagggcctactcaaACAAACCACATTCCTTATCCTACCAAAGTTAAACCAACGAATATCTCTATCTCTCTTATAGTCCAATATCCGATCAGAGCTGAATTATGAAATGGAGTTCGCTCACAATATGATCAGAAATATTGAGAGATACTTCTTGACGACTATTTGAACTTGAGAGCCTTCCCTACATacccattttcattttattaacgTTGCTATAAGAAAATTCTATACGCGACCTATTTGGGAAAAAATGTTTGGCTAAACTGATAcgtaattatcaatatttttattataaattttaacagCATATGATCTTAATAAGATTGTGGTAGTTGCAATTCCCTATCTTGTTTTTATAAGACTATTTTTTGAGTAACTACCAAATCGTTTGATTTAATATAacgtttttattgttattagatgGAATAGGAACTGAATATTGCTAAGAATTTTCCGTATCCAATTAGGGGAGACTTGAATTTCGATTTAGTATTTAGTAGTAATGAAAACTGCATTGTAATACGTCACTTAATAAGTCGTATGACTGACACAAAGATGGCgttgccattgtcaaatccatatgacgtttatggaataccaactttcaaaagactatgtggaaaatttcatgacatttcgataagTCAGAAAAAAATGTCATTCATTCAAGTacttctgttattttcaaaacaaattcctctgttaattggcttcaaaagtgttatacggactctgctccatcTAAAAAATCCATTTGTTAATggtttgatgaatttaaacgtggttgTACAGataccgatgatggtgaacgttctggtcgtccaattatggtgattattcaaaaaaaaaagcccacaaattggttatatccaATCGTAAATCGAAATTGTTTGAGGTAGCTGACTCTAAACATATCAGAAGGCAgtatgtttacaattatgcatgaacatttaaCCATGAGCTGCGTTTACTCACATTCGATCAAAATCAACAACgtattgatgattcagagcagtatttggccatgtttacacctacaaaatcagattttttgcgtcgatatgtgacaactGATGAAACATAGGTCCATTACTTCACTCAGAAATCAAAacaatcatcatctgagtggactgcagccgatGAATAACAGTCAGCCGGGAAGGTTATGGCTCCAGTAtcttgggatgcgcatggaatattgtccATCGGCTATGttcaaaagggagagacaatcagtAGCGAGTTGTTGGATCATTTGAACGCAAAAATCAAGGCTTCATATGTCGGAAAAAATAACACTGTGTCACCAAGACAATgtaccgattcacaagtcgatgccaacgatggttaaattgaaacaattacACTTccaattgcttcctcatccaccatatagtccagatctgtCCCCCAGTGACTACTACAATAGATAAAACTGAAGGTATTTTGATCAGGTTGAGGCAACGAGAAGTTAAAAAATCGTTGAAATGATTGTAGGATTGAAGGAGATTATATTGATGGCAAAAACaatatgtaaaaactttttattttgttgtagaTACTCCGTTTCAGTCTTAACAGAACATGTAAGACCTATTCTACCTTATATAAGTGATACTGGTACATGGGCTCCGGAAAGCTGCATATTTGGAATTATGGTTTCTATAGGAGCTGTAATGTGTGAGTAAATTGTCACTTGTATTGGCAAGAAGTTTAGTTAAACAATGACCGTTGTAGGCATCAGAATTGGGTAATTTAAAGTGTTTTGTTGAAGCGGCATTTTTCCGTTATAATACGACATTCAAAATAACTTGATCTAGacgttattaatttttcaataaaattctcatttactcaaaaagaaaatacataTACGTGGTTTTATATTCCTTATCCTTTTGCTATTATTCTGGtagttttataatttcaaaagcATATTATCGACATCTTCATCATTGTTAAGTTGTTTTCAAAACGAAATTTTCTcattcaaaaaatgtaattgtatTTACAGTATAATATTCATCCTTAGATCaagtttcttaatttcatacgactTCCACAACACGTTATTAACCtcttaataaatgattttattgcaTTTTAACCAAAACATCATAGATTTCTATACTCATGTGGCAGACAAACATCAAGTTTTTAGTATAATCACCCTTTTTAGAATAATTCCAAACTATTTTATCAACTAATTACGTTTAGTATCCTCGCCGCCAGAAATAAGACACATTTCTCTGCCTGTTTCTACGCATCGCAGCCTTTTCTATAGTGAAAATAAATCACATAACAAAATTCCTCAGAAATTCTATCCGAAAATTATATATGATCAGCATCATTAAGTTTGATCGACAGTTTCAAACGCTCCAACTACATAACCACAGGGATCTAAATCCACTTTGACTATGAGACTCATCATAGCTAGAGAACGATCCAAGAAACTTcgtaaacaaaaaaacagaaagatGAAGACAAAAAACttaactattgaaaaattacagtctgatttagaaaaaaatataagaaaagatTAGAAAGGCTAACAAAAAAGCAAAGGAATTAATTCTTAATAGAAAGATGATTCAATTAGCTGAAGATCCCGCTACTAGTCGAGATGTAGTTAAAAAAGAACCATGCGGAGATGATTTAGAGCaacaaatatcagaaaatttgTCTAATCTTAATAATGGTCAAGAAATAAAGGCAGCAAAGAAGTTACTGGTACGATCAGATGTGGAAAGAAGGAAAGTTTGGAGATATAAAAACAGAATACTGAcgtataaaaaatttggaagtcGCATCAGCAGAAAAATATTTCCCTGGCTGTTTCGATGCATCGCAGCCTTTTCTATAGTGAAAATGAATCACATAGCAAACTTCTTCAGAAATTCTACTCAAAAATCATCACACCAGCATCTTCAATTTTGATCGATGGCTGATGGTGAATCAACTGTTATCTCAAGAGTTAGCACTTCTAAGATCTCCACAACCACAGGGATCTAAATCCAAGTGTGGAGATATAAAAACAGAATAATGACTTCTAGAAAAATTTGGAACTCAAATCagcagaaaaatatttctaaataaacatGACGCTTAAAGGACAAAGTAATGAAGTTTTTGGAAGAATAAAATCAGAAGACAGAAAAGACATAGATAAGACACATTGAAGAATTTTGGATAGTTGAGTTGACAGAGATACATGCTTGTATAAACAATTGATTATCAGCGCTTTATACAATGCAGAAAGTTCCCAAGATACCAACTGTTAGTCCACTTATGTTGTGGTGGATACAAAGCAAGATGTCTGGAGATAAGCTGCTATGTTTgcttaaaaaaaacattcaatttattGATGACATTGATGATTTACGGAAGATAGAATGTAAACAATGGAATTCACCGCAAGAAATTGTAACAGACCCTAAAACGAGAAAAGACAGGactattataaaacaaagaaagGTTGGAAATCATATTTCGATAGGTGAAGTTATACAAAAACTAGAGAATGATTCACTTAAAGTTTTGAACCACAAAAGAAATCATTGAAAGAGTCACTTACTGAAAAAGATGCTGTAATTCTGATGGATTTTAGTGAGAATTACAGCACAAAGTATAGTGAAGAAATCCATTTTGGTGGATCTAGAAAGCAGCTTTCCCTACACACGGTAGTAGTACATTTCAAAAACTTCAGAAGGTCGTACTGTACTGTTTCTGATAACTTAGTTGCGCCAAGTCTCAAGAAATAAGCAATTCTCTTCTACtttatttggttaggttagattaggttaggttaggttaggttaagttaggttaggtatatatatattatatatatatatatatatatatatatatatatatatatatatatatatatgtatatatatatatatatatatttggttttatttcaaTCCCACACGTATGCCATCAGTCCCCTGGTagcatatttatttaaaatcgttgtaattatgatatttattatttttttgaatgttaTATGTTGTTAAAAATATCTTGATAAACACACTCCGCTGATTTCCTGGCAAAAATTAGCCAAAAATGATGGGCcactatttaattaaaataagttcATTTTGATTCGGTAAACTCTCAAGGGTTTACGTTTCCACCATATATCTCATTTAATCTAATCTCATTTGTAGGGTGGATTATTTCGTATGTCAGATATATGCATATAGCAgagatacaagaaaaaaatgacataTCGGGACccatgaaaaaattgaataaatttagtttGTATATAGCAACATTAAGTGTTTTTGGTACTTTGATTGTAGCAAATTTTCAAGTGACTGAAATATTTATAGTTCATTTAATGGGAGCTAGTTTATGTTTTGGGTTTGGACTTTTATATCAAATGTCTCAGGTAAGTTGTAATCATTGTAAAGTTTCATTCAAATCCTAGAAAAAGTGAACTATATTGATACAGTATTGTAAATACGAGGGCAGTTTGATATCTACGACCACATATCTAATTaagaatttatttcttcaatttcttatttctcggaccttttgatatttgaatattcttgattttaggtttcttctgttttaaaattagtttgtttttaataatttttaaaaaattaataaataattcacgtttcgactaattttaagtctttattaaaatataatattgaaattgacattgacaaattgcgtatttatattaatcaatagatcacctacatcatgaacatcgaaataagaataaaatcaaaataaaaatttgttttaattagaaaaattcaaatcaatcagattgtttgtagttttattagaatttacaaaattgaattataaattttattgaaattatcttgaagttttttttatcatttatagctttttcattcttatcaatgaaccatttttaaaaaatctctttttcgtgtattagattccgttccaagaatttttaaatctttataattgaatttatgtgttttcgatatttcatagttcgttaatgcagtttaatttttttatcgcattgatgaccttttagtctattttctaaatattatgagGTCTGTCCTATGCAGGCAGCGTATCAATTAGTTACAAGgcaattgatataaaatattaattcttttgttttttggtgttttagatgttaatttagtgaaatatttggataacgtatcatactaatatcatatttattaaaataatttgataactgTTGTGCTTGTACATTGGGTGGTACATATGGATGTTtcatttctgttttgttttttaattgattgtagtatctgtttatccttttcttgattatgttatttatcatttttttcggataattattttctttcaatagcatctaagcatctaaattcaggatttaataattggatagatctatcaacAAAActcactgatttttttttgtaatataggatgatttgaattgaaattcaaatatcttgagaatCAAGTTGGTTTCGTTtaccattttattattttgattgaattgaattttttattcttgttttcaatttgattgaCGATGATACATAggtaggtataggaaagtatacatgaattgtccatattttttacccctgaaatcattaaaatagaaaaaaccgggtggttctatttaaaaaaataaagaaatttgatatttatgaagttaaactttgaacactttttatacaccccctgtataaaatgaaaaaaatttaaaaatagattcaaatatatCTGACCTTGCAAAAAGTAACCgaacagaaataatttttatatctgcAAAGGTaacctcgtaaaaaaataatttataaggatctgcaacggtcaaattttttacaaaaaaattaataactcaaaaagtatgcattgtTCGGAAAAagttttagacaaaagtatactaaaatttcacgtaaatttcaaaaatgtattaatatacagggtgttctatttaaaataacaaagttacagtcgatttcCGTTAGAACCGGAACCAATAAGCGGATGTCTTCGGGTATATCGATGTTCTTTCTCTCTCCTCCAATAGTACAATTTAACTTACAGACCGCTCtgtctatctttaatattaactctatactAGAAATACGAAGATTTCTAGTTTTAAGAAAAGATGTCATAtgatatcaatatttcatttcagGTGATATTATCTTTCAAGATGTTTCCTTTAATAGGTCATAAGATACTAAATTTATTCcgattatttttaacaatactgACGGCGGCGTCCTTCATGAGTACAAGTATTTGTGGTTACATATCGATGATTAACTTCAGAGGTAAGAGAACGatgaaactatttttcaaattgatggAAACTAAGGCGACAAATATGCGGCGCAGTCCATGAGTTCTTAGTATAACATAAAAAGGtcattaataacaaatatactgtgattatgttttaatatattttatttccatgCACTTTTCAAAACGTCTGATTAAAGTTTCTATGCTGCATCTTTGGCGTCAACCgcttgtttaatttcatcgtcgctgttgaatcttttacaaaaaatagtcgTACGGGACCAGATCAGGATTATGTGGTGAGTGTTCAATCTCTGTAaagccacattcgtgtacagtGGCCTTGAAAAGCGAAGCTGTGTGAATTGGACCTCAGCTGATTTTTCCGCTCcttatttcgataatttttaatacaactgCCTTGGTACGTCAGAGTAATACACCGCGTTCAAGGTTGTATTCGATTTCTCAAAGTctcaaaatattgtaaccattatttttttagtgatttttgcttttttttggCACGGCCTCGCCTTTCCGTTGCCACTCTATGGAGTCTCTATTGGATATCGGATCATCACCCGTTACAACTGATCGGATTACAAATTTTGGTGCTAGcgcaaagctctaaaaatcgctcacaACATTTTACTCGACGCCACTTTTGAACTGAGGATTCGAGGCACCCACTTTGCATTAAATTTCGTCACAATTGCATGCTCGTATAGGATCCTTAGaacacttattttgaaaatatgctgcaatttcttttgtttttaggcgCTGGAATAAtttctaatgattctcgtccTTTTCGaaacaactttttaatttttgaatattatgtaCACAAGTCGCCGTAAACAGgctccattttgtttttgatttgtgttcaTTTGCAGCGCgaaaatcaatttgaaacatttctcAAAACAACTTATCTGAGTGGTCGTTCAAGTTCTACTATAATGAAGTGAatcgaagcagcaagttgaaactttgcGTGAAGTTTATTGAGACTTGTCACTGATGCGTGCTTAAAGATTTTTGCAAACgcactctatttactatatgaggCCAAACAATCATGGACCACGCTACATAACTTCTTTTTTAATcgcaagtagtattgaacactGTACAGG belongs to Diorhabda carinulata isolate Delta chromosome X, icDioCari1.1, whole genome shotgun sequence and includes:
- the LOC130900802 gene encoding DNA damage-regulated autophagy modulator protein 2-like; the encoded protein is MAFNKIYICPILFGLWLPITVIITYSVSVLTEHVRPILPYISDTGTWAPESCIFGIMVSIGAVMWWIISYVRYMHIAEIQEKNDISGPMKKLNKFSLYIATLSVFGTLIVANFQVTEIFIVHLMGASLCFGFGLLYQMSQVILSFKMFPLIGHKILNLFRLFLTILTAASFMSTSICGYISMINFRGEDLTKWKPEDGGYFYHIISAVSEYVLVTATVLHIATFVHEFRDIEIHPPIVTTKTYVTNNLNM